One window of the Candidatus Hydrogenedentota bacterium genome contains the following:
- a CDS encoding acylphosphatase: MTHRLRVLVSGRVQGVGYRWSAAEQARRLGLNGWVCNLPDGRVEAEFEGAEDLLSSMRDWCAAGPRLARVDRVAETWEHGVEPRHTGVTIRG, encoded by the coding sequence ATGACCCACCGGCTGCGTGTGCTGGTGTCCGGCAGGGTCCAGGGCGTCGGCTACCGCTGGTCCGCCGCGGAGCAGGCACGGCGGCTGGGACTGAACGGCTGGGTGTGCAACCTCCCCGACGGCCGCGTGGAGGCGGAGTTCGAGGGCGCGGAGGACTTGTTGTCGTCCATGCGGGACTGGTGCGCGGCGGGTCCCCGCCTGGCGAGGGTGGATCGAGTCGCGGAAACGTGGGAGCACGGTGTGGAGCCCCGCCACACCGGCGTGACCATCCGGGGGTGA
- a CDS encoding methyltransferase: protein MSATPRELVHQALEFRSPARAPRQLWLLPWAEIYHPEAVAEIRAAFPADIDGCPGYLREPTRAKGDATEVGTFVDDWGCEFVNLQRGVIGEVKNPLVRDWAEDTAKIHIPVEWLSVDTDQASRFCAGSDRFVMAGCCPRPFEQLQFLRGSADLYVDLLVQPPEMTAFLDKMHRFYCDLLDLWVKTDVDGVMFMDDWGSQQGLLIDPALWRELFKPLYRDYIQIAHGAGKKIFMHSDGHTLDIYPDLVELGLDAFNSQIFCMGVEKLAPFAGKITFWGEIDRQHILPEATPDEVADAVAKVHAALWKNGGCIAQCEFGAGARPENVREVFAAWDRLTVQA from the coding sequence ATGAGCGCCACCCCCCGGGAACTGGTTCACCAGGCCTTGGAATTCCGCAGTCCCGCCCGCGCGCCGCGCCAGCTCTGGCTGCTGCCCTGGGCGGAGATTTATCATCCGGAGGCCGTCGCCGAAATCCGCGCGGCGTTTCCCGCCGACATTGACGGCTGCCCCGGATATCTGCGCGAGCCCACCCGCGCGAAGGGCGACGCCACGGAGGTGGGCACCTTTGTGGACGACTGGGGCTGCGAGTTTGTCAACCTCCAGCGGGGCGTTATTGGCGAGGTGAAGAACCCCCTGGTCCGGGACTGGGCGGAGGACACGGCCAAAATACACATCCCCGTGGAATGGCTCAGCGTGGACACGGACCAGGCCAGCCGCTTTTGCGCGGGAAGCGACCGCTTTGTCATGGCCGGATGCTGCCCGAGGCCCTTCGAGCAGCTCCAGTTCCTGCGCGGCAGCGCGGACCTCTATGTGGACCTCCTGGTCCAGCCCCCGGAAATGACGGCCTTCCTCGACAAAATGCACCGCTTCTACTGTGACTTGCTGGATCTGTGGGTGAAAACCGACGTGGACGGGGTCATGTTCATGGACGACTGGGGCTCCCAGCAGGGGCTGCTGATTGACCCGGCGCTCTGGCGGGAACTGTTCAAGCCGCTCTACCGGGACTACATCCAGATCGCGCACGGCGCGGGCAAAAAGATTTTCATGCACTCCGACGGCCACACGCTGGACATCTACCCGGACCTGGTGGAGCTGGGACTGGACGCCTTCAACAGCCAGATTTTCTGCATGGGCGTCGAGAAGCTCGCGCCCTTCGCCGGGAAAATCACCTTCTGGGGCGAGATTGACCGCCAGCACATCCTCCCGGAGGCCACTCCGGATGAAGTCGCGGACGCCGTCGCCAAAGTGCATGCGGCGCTGTGGAAAAACGGCGGCTGCATCGCCCAGTGCGAGTTCGGCGCGGGCGCGCGCCCCGAAAACGTGCGCGAAGTCTTCGCCGCCTGGGACCGGCTTACCGTCCAGGCCTAG
- a CDS encoding D-tyrosyl-tRNA(Tyr) deacylase, whose amino-acid sequence MRAVVQRVSESSVAVDGEVTGAIGPGLLVLLGVGAGDRAADADYLVDKIAGLRIFCDDEGKMNRSVEETGGEILLISQFTLHGDCRRGRRPSFTAAARPETAIPLYERMAAGFRARGLTVATGVFGAHMQVSLVNDGPVTILIDSEKGF is encoded by the coding sequence ATGCGCGCCGTGGTGCAGCGGGTTTCGGAGTCGTCCGTGGCTGTTGACGGGGAAGTGACGGGCGCCATCGGCCCGGGGCTGCTGGTATTGCTGGGTGTGGGTGCGGGGGACCGCGCCGCCGACGCGGACTATCTGGTGGACAAGATTGCCGGGCTGCGCATTTTTTGCGATGACGAGGGCAAAATGAACCGTTCCGTGGAGGAGACGGGCGGGGAAATTCTGCTCATCTCGCAGTTTACGCTGCACGGCGACTGCCGCCGCGGCCGCCGCCCGTCCTTCACAGCCGCGGCCCGCCCCGAAACCGCCATCCCCCTCTACGAGCGCATGGCGGCGGGTTTCCGCGCGCGGGGCCTTACCGTGGCCACGGGGGTTTTCGGCGCGCACATGCAGGTCAGCCTAGTCAATGACGGCCCCGTCACCATCCTGATAGACTCGGAAAAGGGGTTCTGA
- a CDS encoding glycerophosphodiester phosphodiesterase family protein: MRHIIGSRAIFPAALLCAVSFCAGALEIVAHRGASRLAPENTRASAQKCVDLGVDYVEVDIRQSSDGEFYIIHDETVDRTTNGRGEVAKMTSAELDQLDAGSWFGPEFAGERLPKLREYLPWIKGKARLFFDFKAGDIEKMVQLVREHGFEKDCFFWFGDAEILEKFRRLDRGIPLKINATTPESLDEAVGRWGASLVECELSALTPAFVAACRERGVRVMVYEKVETPDLVRRVFSSPVDLINTDRPEWFTERRRAGTDTPANAGGGR, from the coding sequence ATGCGGCACATCATCGGTTCACGCGCGATTTTCCCCGCAGCGCTCCTGTGCGCGGTGTCCTTCTGCGCGGGCGCGCTGGAGATTGTGGCGCACCGCGGGGCGAGCCGCCTTGCCCCGGAAAACACCCGCGCCTCCGCCCAAAAATGTGTGGACTTGGGCGTGGATTATGTGGAGGTGGACATCCGGCAGAGCAGTGACGGGGAATTTTACATTATCCACGACGAGACGGTGGACCGCACCACCAATGGACGGGGCGAAGTCGCCAAAATGACCTCTGCAGAACTGGACCAACTGGACGCGGGCTCCTGGTTCGGCCCGGAATTCGCCGGAGAACGGCTCCCCAAACTGCGGGAATACCTGCCCTGGATCAAGGGGAAGGCCCGGCTCTTTTTTGATTTTAAGGCGGGGGACATAGAAAAGATGGTCCAACTTGTCCGGGAGCACGGTTTTGAGAAGGACTGCTTTTTCTGGTTTGGCGACGCGGAAATCCTTGAAAAGTTCCGCCGGCTGGACAGGGGGATACCCCTGAAAATAAACGCGACCACTCCGGAATCCCTCGATGAGGCGGTGGGCCGCTGGGGCGCGTCCCTTGTCGAGTGCGAGCTTTCCGCGCTCACACCGGCGTTTGTCGCCGCCTGCCGGGAGCGCGGCGTCCGGGTCATGGTTTACGAGAAAGTGGAGACCCCGGACCTGGTCCGAAGGGTGTTCTCGTCCCCCGTGGACCTGATCAACACGGACCGGCCCGAGTGGTTCACCGAACGCCGCCGCGCCGGGACGGACACACCGGCCAATGCCGGGGGGGGCCGCTGA
- the srlD gene encoding sorbitol-6-phosphate dehydrogenase: MSTLEGRKAVVTGGAQGLGAAISEHLAEEGCDVVIWDINLEQAAATAAEVAARTGRAVTGKAVDVTDADAVRDAVDEAVAQMGRLDIMVCNAGILIAGDSVTFDAAKWRKVIDVDLTGYFLCAREAARVMVAGGGGSIIQINSKSGKKGSFRNSAYAAAKFGGIGVTQSLALEFAEQGVRVNAVCPGNLLNSPLWMNSLFKQYAANQGITEEQVRQKYIDQVPMKRPCEYRDVTSVVVFLAGGASGYMTGQAINVTGGQEMR; the protein is encoded by the coding sequence ATGAGCACACTCGAGGGACGGAAGGCGGTGGTCACGGGCGGCGCTCAGGGTTTGGGCGCGGCCATCAGCGAACATCTGGCGGAGGAGGGCTGCGATGTCGTGATCTGGGACATCAACCTGGAGCAGGCCGCCGCGACGGCGGCGGAGGTCGCGGCGCGCACGGGCCGCGCGGTGACGGGCAAGGCGGTGGATGTCACCGACGCCGACGCCGTCCGCGACGCCGTGGACGAGGCCGTGGCGCAAATGGGCCGCCTGGACATCATGGTCTGCAATGCGGGCATCCTGATCGCGGGGGACTCGGTCACCTTTGACGCGGCCAAGTGGCGCAAAGTGATAGACGTGGACCTGACGGGCTATTTCCTGTGCGCGCGCGAGGCGGCGCGGGTGATGGTGGCGGGGGGCGGCGGGTCCATCATCCAGATCAACTCGAAGTCCGGCAAAAAGGGCAGTTTCCGCAACAGCGCCTACGCCGCGGCGAAATTCGGCGGGATCGGCGTCACGCAGAGCCTCGCCCTTGAGTTCGCCGAGCAGGGGGTGCGGGTGAACGCCGTGTGCCCCGGCAACCTGCTGAACTCGCCCCTGTGGATGAACAGCCTGTTCAAGCAGTACGCCGCGAACCAGGGCATCACGGAGGAGCAGGTCCGGCAGAAGTACATTGACCAGGTGCCCATGAAGCGGCCCTGCGAGTACCGGGACGTCACCAGCGTGGTGGTCTTCCTCGCGGGCGGCGCGTCGGGGTACATGACCGGCCAGGCGATCAACGTCACCGGCGGGCAGGAAATGCGCTGA
- a CDS encoding alcohol dehydrogenase catalytic domain-containing protein: protein MATLNEYKQAAAPLPSEYKAWQVFGAGLENVGRDGKPVTVPLREPADNEILVRVDALGLCLSDMKIIAQGGNHPRLRGRDLANDPTVLGHECACTVVKVGKDWADRFAPGQRFIVQADIYYKGVNVAFCYMIPGGLAEYSYLDERALAGDHGCYLLPVKDETGYSQSALAEPWACVEMSYDLSDRTRPTGKAQLVVADEPSALLAQLPGAMAVGLDLAGLGEGDTFDDIIIERPTPAAVEALGARLNPHGVMFLLGVPREGGKVSLDVGAVHYQDKRYFGGGDTLEEVAAVAARNDLLPGGRSLFIGAGGPMGQMHVQRAIEKADGSKVVVVTDLDRGRLDHIVNRFGDLAAKRGVELHTLAPGDFPSQDAMNARIVELGGAEGYNDVVVLAPVPALVTQAVELSAAKAFVNIFAGVATGTMASVSLDKLCRGVKMIGCSGSRIEDLRKVLELVEAGALDSNRSVAAIGGLNAAHEGLKAVKNATYPGKTVIYTQIPDLPLMPLEDVAGKLPEVGAKLSPEGGWTKEAETALLEKYLS, encoded by the coding sequence GTGGCAACCCTGAACGAATACAAACAGGCGGCGGCGCCGCTTCCGTCGGAGTACAAGGCGTGGCAGGTCTTCGGCGCGGGGCTGGAGAATGTGGGCCGCGACGGGAAACCGGTCACGGTGCCCCTGCGCGAGCCCGCGGACAACGAGATTCTGGTGCGCGTGGACGCGCTGGGGCTCTGCCTGTCGGACATGAAAATCATCGCGCAGGGCGGGAACCACCCGCGCCTGCGGGGCCGCGACCTGGCGAACGACCCGACGGTGCTGGGCCATGAGTGCGCCTGCACCGTGGTGAAGGTTGGGAAGGACTGGGCGGACCGGTTCGCGCCGGGCCAGCGCTTCATCGTGCAGGCCGACATCTATTACAAGGGCGTGAATGTCGCCTTCTGCTACATGATCCCCGGCGGTCTGGCCGAGTATTCCTATCTGGACGAGCGCGCGCTGGCGGGGGACCACGGCTGCTACCTGCTCCCCGTGAAGGACGAGACCGGCTACAGCCAGTCCGCCCTGGCGGAGCCCTGGGCCTGCGTAGAGATGTCCTACGACCTCAGCGACCGCACCCGGCCCACGGGCAAGGCCCAACTGGTGGTGGCGGACGAGCCCTCGGCGCTGCTGGCGCAGTTGCCCGGCGCGATGGCCGTGGGCCTGGACCTGGCGGGCCTGGGCGAGGGCGACACCTTTGACGACATCATCATCGAGCGGCCGACGCCGGCCGCGGTGGAGGCGCTCGGCGCGCGGCTGAACCCCCACGGGGTGATGTTCCTGCTGGGCGTGCCCCGCGAGGGCGGCAAGGTCTCGCTGGACGTGGGCGCGGTCCACTACCAGGACAAGCGCTATTTCGGCGGCGGCGACACGCTGGAGGAGGTGGCGGCGGTGGCCGCGCGGAACGACCTGCTGCCCGGCGGGCGTTCGCTGTTCATCGGCGCGGGCGGCCCGATGGGCCAGATGCACGTGCAGCGCGCCATTGAGAAGGCCGACGGGTCGAAGGTGGTGGTGGTGACGGATTTGGACCGGGGCCGGCTGGACCACATTGTGAACCGCTTCGGCGACCTCGCCGCGAAGCGCGGCGTGGAACTGCACACGCTTGCCCCCGGCGACTTCCCCTCGCAGGACGCCATGAACGCGCGCATCGTGGAGCTTGGCGGCGCGGAAGGCTACAACGACGTGGTGGTGCTGGCGCCGGTACCCGCGCTGGTGACCCAGGCGGTGGAGCTTTCGGCGGCGAAGGCCTTTGTGAACATATTCGCGGGGGTGGCCACGGGCACCATGGCCTCCGTCTCCCTGGACAAGCTTTGCCGGGGCGTGAAGATGATCGGGTGCAGCGGATCGCGCATCGAGGACCTTCGGAAGGTGCTTGAACTGGTCGAGGCGGGCGCGCTGGACAGCAACCGGAGCGTGGCGGCCATCGGCGGGCTGAACGCGGCGCATGAGGGTCTGAAGGCGGTGAAGAACGCCACGTACCCGGGCAAGACCGTGATTTACACCCAGATACCCGACCTGCCGCTGATGCCGCTGGAGGATGTCGCCGGGAAGCTGCCCGAGGTGGGCGCGAAACTGAGCCCCGAAGGCGGATGGACCAAGGAGGCCGAGACGGCCCTGCTGGAGAAATACCTGTCATGA
- a CDS encoding class II aldolase/adducin family protein → MDKQTVLQQLVDMSHYLGDAGRPYAILGEGNTSARIDDDTMYVKASGTCLATMTEGDFLEVSIPKVTALLDDPGATDADVAQALRASLLNPGEKRMPSVETMMHALLYLHYPEYHFIGHTHPVSTNALMCSVHAHEAALGRLCPDHVVVMGHKSVYVPYVDPGLVLAREVRARVRRYVEDEGVLPKAMLLENHGLFALGMNAKAVTNITDMAEKMSKILIGAYSVGGPRFMADTDIRRIDSRPDEKYRQKTIA, encoded by the coding sequence ATGGACAAGCAGACCGTATTGCAGCAGCTCGTGGACATGTCCCATTATCTGGGCGACGCCGGACGCCCCTACGCCATTCTGGGCGAGGGGAACACGTCCGCGCGGATTGATGACGACACCATGTATGTGAAGGCGTCGGGCACCTGCCTGGCCACGATGACGGAGGGGGACTTCCTGGAGGTCTCGATTCCGAAGGTGACGGCGCTGCTGGATGATCCGGGCGCGACGGACGCGGATGTGGCGCAGGCGCTGCGGGCCTCGCTGCTGAATCCGGGGGAGAAGCGGATGCCGTCGGTGGAGACGATGATGCACGCCCTGCTGTACCTGCATTATCCGGAGTACCACTTCATCGGCCACACGCACCCGGTCTCGACGAACGCGCTGATGTGCTCGGTCCACGCGCACGAGGCGGCGCTGGGCCGTCTATGCCCGGACCATGTGGTGGTGATGGGGCACAAGTCGGTCTATGTGCCCTATGTGGACCCGGGCCTGGTGCTTGCGCGGGAAGTGCGGGCGCGGGTCCGGCGTTATGTGGAGGACGAGGGCGTGCTGCCCAAGGCGATGCTGCTGGAGAACCACGGGCTTTTCGCCCTGGGGATGAACGCCAAGGCCGTGACGAACATCACGGACATGGCGGAGAAGATGTCCAAGATACTGATCGGCGCGTACAGCGTCGGCGGGCCGCGCTTCATGGCGGACACGGACATCCGCCGGATAGACAGCCGCCCGGACGAGAAGTACCGCCAGAAAACGATAGCGTGA
- a CDS encoding type II toxin-antitoxin system HicB family antitoxin, giving the protein MQYQFAVVCEKDTEGRILALCPALQGCYAEGDTQEEARANIREAIGAHIESRIAHGEALSS; this is encoded by the coding sequence ATGCAATATCAGTTTGCTGTGGTGTGCGAGAAGGACACAGAAGGTCGAATTCTTGCCCTCTGCCCGGCCCTGCAGGGGTGTTATGCCGAAGGTGACACCCAAGAGGAGGCGCGCGCCAACATTCGGGAAGCCATTGGGGCGCACATCGAATCACGTATAGCCCACGGCGAAGCCCTCTCATCCTGA